From Pseudovibrio sp. Tun.PSC04-5.I4, a single genomic window includes:
- a CDS encoding RidA family protein gives MEIGKHLPPQASQHATAGPYSPVLIVKADKIALISGQAPLDDEGNVVGETIEEQTRVTLDNCLKQLQTVDCDLGDVFKVNVFLTNLDEWERFNVVYQEYMPEPRPVRTAVQAGLLSTFKVEIEMWAVHH, from the coding sequence ATGGAAATCGGAAAACATCTTCCCCCGCAAGCCAGCCAACATGCGACAGCTGGTCCATACTCACCAGTCTTAATCGTCAAGGCAGATAAAATTGCTCTGATTTCAGGTCAAGCGCCTCTTGATGATGAAGGCAACGTTGTAGGTGAAACAATTGAAGAGCAAACACGCGTCACACTCGACAATTGCCTGAAACAACTTCAAACAGTCGACTGTGATCTTGGCGATGTCTTCAAAGTCAACGTATTCTTGACAAACTTGGACGAGTGGGAACGATTTAACGTTGTTTATCAAGAGTATATGCCGGAACCTCGGCCTGTGAGAACCGCTGTACAAGCGGGATTACTCTCTACATTCAAAGTCGAAATTGAGATGTGGGCGGTGCATCACTAG
- a CDS encoding DctP family TRAP transporter solute-binding subunit, translating to MGSLKTLLATVCMTALLGGAAHAELMRIGHDAPPEAKGNVTHAYSAVLGAAVEAATNGDIDVEIYPNNQLGSSEERLQQVRAGIIQGTIASLGSLTPVYPDLDILNLPFAFDNMASVYKVYEGEFGTKLAKAIEAKLSDVVVLGIADPGGFFALTNSKKPVKTLEDFKGLRIRTMTVPAHQRLIQALGAEAYPLAWSEVYTGLQTGVIDGQMNPVPTVYRTKLYEVQTATSLIKHLYNPMFFLVNRQFFEGLSPEQQDILRVSSMEAVVATRGLGRISEAEDTIDLKEKMEVNTPSKDELARMREVAVREMDKYFDETLTDSGKTLLTEFKSAINKANASVYLK from the coding sequence ATGGGATCTCTAAAAACATTGCTTGCAACCGTTTGCATGACGGCTCTTTTGGGAGGAGCTGCACACGCTGAACTGATGCGTATCGGCCATGATGCACCACCGGAAGCAAAGGGAAATGTGACACATGCCTATTCAGCAGTATTGGGTGCGGCTGTTGAAGCTGCAACCAATGGTGATATTGATGTAGAAATTTATCCAAACAACCAATTAGGCAGCAGTGAAGAGCGTCTACAACAGGTTCGAGCCGGAATCATTCAAGGCACGATCGCATCTCTTGGCTCATTAACACCAGTTTATCCAGATTTGGATATTTTGAATTTGCCTTTTGCGTTCGACAATATGGCATCAGTTTACAAGGTGTATGAAGGTGAGTTTGGTACAAAGCTGGCAAAGGCCATTGAAGCAAAGCTTAGCGATGTTGTTGTCTTGGGTATCGCCGATCCAGGCGGTTTCTTTGCACTCACCAATTCAAAGAAGCCAGTTAAAACGCTTGAAGATTTTAAAGGCTTGCGCATTCGGACGATGACCGTGCCTGCCCACCAACGCCTCATTCAAGCTTTGGGTGCAGAGGCTTATCCTCTTGCTTGGAGTGAAGTTTACACCGGTCTTCAGACAGGTGTAATCGACGGTCAGATGAATCCAGTTCCTACCGTATACCGCACAAAACTCTACGAAGTGCAGACAGCGACAAGCCTGATCAAGCACCTCTATAACCCGATGTTCTTCCTCGTGAATAGGCAGTTTTTTGAAGGTCTGTCCCCTGAACAACAGGACATCCTGCGAGTTTCCAGCATGGAAGCGGTTGTTGCAACACGAGGACTGGGTCGTATTTCTGAAGCCGAAGACACCATTGATCTCAAAGAGAAAATGGAAGTCAACACTCCATCCAAGGATGAGCTTGCAAGAATGCGCGAAGTTGCAGTACGCGAGATGGACAAGTACTTTGATGAAACTCTGACTGACAGCGGGAAAACTCTGCTGACAGAGTTTAAATCTGCGATCAATAAAGCAAATGCCTCCGTTTATCTGAAGTAG
- a CDS encoding 3-hydroxyacyl-CoA dehydrogenase family protein, which yields MNNLPKCAIIGAGTMGTHIAFSLALGGAEVCVWDRPEADLEDSAKRAEQAFDFVVEQGLAKAEDKNTVLGRMSYTHDMKEAAAPAGFIIEAVLEDLGIKQAILKQAEEYCSDEAILSSTTSALSSTAIQAALKKPGRFCIAHYAQPAYLVKLVEVVPGEQTDEAVTAAVTKLLNDTDKTPVLCPDIPGFLWARIQHAVLREFVSLVDRGLVSPEACDTILKQGYACRLPAMGAFEHADLAGLDLMNGDAAKAVWADLYNVNDPAETSVGKLFAEGHTGMRSGQGFYNWKERNPDQFKRDRDAEIVRRVKIMAGAKVEF from the coding sequence GTGAATAATTTGCCAAAATGCGCCATCATTGGCGCTGGCACAATGGGAACGCACATCGCGTTCTCATTGGCTCTCGGTGGTGCAGAAGTTTGCGTTTGGGATCGCCCGGAAGCTGATCTTGAAGATTCTGCAAAACGTGCTGAGCAGGCATTTGACTTTGTTGTTGAGCAAGGTCTTGCGAAAGCTGAAGATAAAAACACCGTTTTGGGTCGCATGTCATACACCCATGACATGAAGGAAGCAGCAGCACCTGCAGGTTTCATCATCGAAGCTGTCCTCGAAGACCTAGGCATCAAACAGGCAATCTTAAAACAAGCTGAAGAATATTGCTCTGACGAGGCCATATTATCCTCCACTACATCAGCATTGAGCTCAACCGCTATACAGGCTGCGCTCAAAAAGCCAGGTCGCTTCTGCATTGCCCACTATGCACAGCCTGCTTACCTCGTGAAACTGGTTGAAGTTGTTCCTGGTGAGCAGACCGATGAAGCAGTTACTGCAGCTGTTACCAAACTGCTCAACGATACTGACAAGACACCAGTTCTTTGCCCGGATATTCCTGGCTTCCTATGGGCGCGCATTCAACACGCTGTTTTGCGGGAATTTGTAAGCCTTGTTGATCGTGGCCTAGTTTCTCCAGAAGCATGCGACACGATCTTGAAGCAGGGATATGCATGCCGGCTGCCCGCTATGGGTGCTTTTGAACACGCCGATCTTGCAGGTCTCGACCTAATGAACGGCGATGCTGCCAAAGCGGTTTGGGCTGATCTTTATAATGTGAACGACCCTGCCGAGACCTCCGTCGGTAAGTTGTTTGCAGAAGGTCATACCGGCATGCGATCCGGGCAAGGTTTCTACAATTGGAAAGAACGGAACCCAGATCAATTCAAACGCGACCGTGATGCGGAAATCGTACGTCGTGTAAAAATCATGGCCGGCGCGAAAGTGGAGTTCTAG
- a CDS encoding GntR family transcriptional regulator, with amino-acid sequence MKQDAHSTDLHTHLLNALRNGDLNPGQRLPTERAFADQFGVSRGAVQRVLQNLEEKGLIFRKIGSGTFVSDRLDSAVETFDHGVDITRGNLAEHVEARAAFEPWVIATAARYATSEHKQELRKRLERVSNPEDWLDYKEGVYQFFRLLYEITENGFLLHIFDLIIKAREDVRFGGDRPKTRVSLVIRNNMVRSLETIAEPVEQNDPEKAEAASREFLDKMILSVNT; translated from the coding sequence ATGAAACAGGACGCACACTCGACAGATCTTCATACTCACTTGCTGAATGCGTTGAGAAACGGCGACCTTAATCCAGGGCAACGCCTGCCAACAGAGCGTGCATTTGCGGATCAGTTTGGTGTCAGTCGAGGCGCGGTACAACGTGTGCTGCAGAACCTTGAAGAAAAAGGTTTGATTTTTCGAAAGATCGGAAGCGGCACTTTCGTTTCTGATCGCCTTGATAGTGCTGTCGAAACGTTTGATCACGGAGTAGATATTACTAGGGGTAACTTGGCAGAACACGTTGAAGCCAGAGCTGCATTTGAACCCTGGGTTATTGCCACTGCTGCACGTTATGCCACCTCGGAACATAAGCAGGAGCTGCGTAAACGATTAGAGCGTGTTTCTAATCCTGAAGATTGGCTCGACTACAAAGAAGGCGTCTATCAATTCTTTCGTCTTCTTTATGAGATCACTGAAAATGGCTTTCTCCTACATATTTTCGATTTGATCATTAAGGCACGTGAGGACGTCCGCTTTGGCGGTGATCGGCCCAAAACTCGCGTAAGTCTGGTCATCAGGAACAACATGGTCCGTTCTTTAGAGACCATTGCTGAGCCTGTAGAACAAAATGATCCTGAGAAAGCTGAGGCAGCAAGCCGTGAGTTTCTCGACAAAATGATATTGAGCGTCAACACATAA
- a CDS encoding creatininase family protein — translation MIWEDLTTEDLGKIDRETPVVLNVAAIEQHGPHLPLSVDADIGEFFLGELNKCLGDEVLTLPSVKVGCSEHHMDFAGSLTVTHEAFMNYVLGILESVLHHGFRNILILNSHGGNNAIGKVIAEKLGAQHGRNARIMFTAWWRAASEQLASISDTGKLGTGHACEFETSVMLLAQPNKVKLERMPHGLQFVEVGERYDAGLVGGNSVDYIRSMKRISGGSGVVGNPTTASAEKGQLITDAVMANLSEIVKDMKELS, via the coding sequence ATGATTTGGGAAGATCTGACTACCGAAGATCTAGGCAAGATTGATCGCGAAACGCCGGTTGTTTTGAATGTTGCAGCAATTGAACAACATGGCCCCCATTTGCCGCTATCAGTGGATGCGGATATTGGTGAATTCTTTTTAGGTGAACTCAATAAATGTCTGGGCGATGAAGTCCTAACTCTGCCGTCTGTCAAAGTTGGGTGCTCCGAGCATCATATGGATTTTGCCGGGTCTCTTACTGTTACTCACGAAGCTTTCATGAATTACGTACTCGGTATTCTCGAATCCGTTCTTCACCATGGTTTCAGAAACATTCTTATTCTCAACTCCCATGGTGGAAATAACGCTATTGGGAAAGTAATTGCAGAAAAATTGGGTGCGCAACACGGCAGGAATGCCCGTATTATGTTTACAGCTTGGTGGCGCGCTGCCTCTGAGCAATTGGCTTCCATTTCGGACACAGGGAAACTAGGAACAGGGCATGCATGCGAATTTGAAACCTCTGTAATGCTCTTGGCGCAACCTAACAAAGTGAAACTTGAGCGTATGCCGCATGGGTTACAGTTTGTTGAGGTTGGTGAACGTTATGACGCAGGCTTGGTAGGCGGAAATTCGGTCGACTATATACGGTCAATGAAGCGGATCTCAGGTGGAAGCGGTGTTGTGGGAAATCCAACAACAGCAAGTGCAGAAAAAGGCCAGTTAATCACTGATGCTGTCATGGCAAACCTTTCTGAAATTGTGAAGGACATGAAGGAATTATCCTGA
- a CDS encoding TRAP transporter small permease subunit has product MRSFCGQASRIIDTVLNKIVIAMFAVLLLDVWFAVLDRYIFKWQVIWVEEAARYLMVWTMLLAIATAMYRRQHVFISFIYEKVPEKQRLVLAAFIDLVSIAVFFSIALLSISFAVKALGTRTSIYGMPLTVPHAAVGVSFFFTAVQLSLVFIRDFGKLPVQLFEVDVSDGANQEIDQ; this is encoded by the coding sequence ATGCGCAGCTTTTGTGGGCAAGCCTCTCGGATTATCGACACTGTACTGAACAAGATTGTAATCGCGATGTTCGCCGTTTTACTCTTGGATGTGTGGTTCGCAGTCCTAGATCGTTACATCTTCAAGTGGCAGGTCATCTGGGTGGAAGAAGCAGCGCGCTACCTAATGGTGTGGACCATGCTATTAGCAATTGCGACGGCTATGTACCGGAGACAACACGTCTTCATCTCGTTTATCTACGAAAAAGTACCAGAAAAGCAGCGCTTGGTACTTGCTGCATTCATTGACCTTGTGAGCATCGCCGTCTTTTTTAGTATTGCTCTTCTGTCTATCAGTTTTGCTGTTAAGGCCCTCGGTACACGTACCTCAATATATGGAATGCCTCTGACTGTCCCTCATGCTGCGGTCGGCGTATCCTTCTTCTTCACCGCAGTTCAGCTTTCTCTCGTGTTTATCCGTGATTTCGGCAAACTTCCCGTTCAACTGTTTGAAGTGGATGTTTCCGACGGTGCAAATCAGGAGATAGACCAGTGA
- a CDS encoding MBL fold metallo-hydrolase, with translation MSDSVISYKSGPFATVSMGLPGDHEGKTATRVFFVKGADKLALIDSGLHGGLPALKKAFTELGYEKSALDYLLITHEHMDHVGNNGWLKEETGCKILSHPGRQDRIADNMLNAKTIVHAFPEGECFDLDPEYLDWMGPTAAGLDMIITEGDMIDLGGGVVIETVEFFGHSMAEIGFFEHSTKTLMIADVLLPKINPVLYLYECPKTMRATFDKLERFLKERNVETVLFAHEEPMGVEDTVELLNDCRRRVDKVEKSILDTIKQKPGATFTEIRDRTCNDQSMVREWRALVSVNASLNAFELKGVVKKENNGWVYCGE, from the coding sequence ATGTCAGATAGCGTAATCAGCTACAAATCTGGTCCTTTTGCAACCGTCAGCATGGGCCTTCCGGGCGACCACGAAGGCAAAACAGCCACACGCGTTTTCTTTGTTAAAGGGGCAGACAAACTGGCCCTGATCGACAGCGGCCTGCATGGCGGTTTGCCAGCTTTGAAAAAAGCATTCACCGAACTGGGTTACGAAAAATCTGCTCTGGATTACCTGCTCATCACCCATGAACATATGGACCATGTGGGCAACAACGGTTGGCTGAAGGAAGAAACTGGCTGCAAAATCCTTAGCCACCCTGGCCGTCAGGATCGCATCGCCGACAATATGCTCAATGCAAAAACCATTGTGCATGCATTCCCTGAAGGTGAATGCTTCGATCTCGATCCTGAATACCTTGACTGGATGGGCCCGACAGCTGCTGGTCTGGACATGATTATCACCGAAGGCGACATGATCGATCTTGGCGGTGGTGTTGTCATCGAAACAGTCGAGTTCTTTGGTCACTCCATGGCGGAAATCGGCTTCTTTGAACATTCCACAAAGACACTGATGATTGCAGACGTACTGCTGCCAAAGATCAACCCTGTTCTTTACCTTTACGAGTGCCCAAAAACTATGCGGGCAACATTTGATAAGCTAGAGCGCTTTCTCAAAGAACGTAATGTTGAAACTGTCCTCTTCGCTCACGAAGAGCCAATGGGTGTTGAAGACACAGTTGAGCTGTTGAACGACTGCCGTCGTCGCGTGGATAAAGTTGAAAAATCCATTCTTGATACGATCAAGCAAAAACCAGGGGCAACCTTCACTGAGATCCGTGATCGGACCTGTAATGATCAGAGCATGGTACGTGAATGGCGCGCTCTTGTATCAGTAAACGCCAGCCTAAATGCCTTCGAGTTGAAGGGTGTCGTCAAAAAAGAAAACAACGGTTGGGTTTACTGTGGTGAATAA
- a CDS encoding enoyl-CoA hydratase-related protein, with protein METRLHPKLVLEQKGPIEILRIDREEALGALNFEIQEAIGNYINELYARKEEVRVLIITGTGRGFVAGADITGYHEVGQTVFDNFQRRSRETFDAIANLPQITICAVNGYALGGGFEIAMCCDFILVNEKTKLGLPEIKLGLLPGGGGTQRLPRLVGPMRAKEILLTGRMITAKQAVEYGAALEACAPDELMPKALELAETLAAQAPVALREGKRINDDGLDTALSAGLTFEQRVLGGLFATADGKEGIAAFIEKRDPVFKGC; from the coding sequence TCTTCGCATTGACCGTGAAGAAGCATTGGGCGCTCTGAACTTCGAAATTCAGGAAGCAATTGGCAATTACATTAATGAGCTCTATGCCCGCAAGGAAGAGGTTCGCGTTCTCATCATAACCGGAACGGGACGTGGCTTCGTTGCTGGTGCAGACATTACTGGTTATCACGAGGTTGGGCAGACAGTTTTTGACAATTTCCAGAGACGTTCTCGCGAAACCTTCGATGCGATTGCTAACCTGCCACAGATCACAATATGTGCCGTGAATGGTTATGCACTTGGCGGTGGTTTCGAGATTGCCATGTGCTGTGACTTCATTCTGGTAAACGAAAAAACCAAACTTGGCTTGCCAGAGATTAAACTCGGCCTTCTCCCCGGTGGTGGTGGCACACAACGCTTACCTCGCCTTGTTGGTCCAATGCGCGCAAAGGAAATACTCCTTACAGGTCGCATGATCACTGCAAAACAAGCCGTTGAATATGGTGCAGCTCTGGAAGCCTGTGCACCCGACGAGTTGATGCCGAAAGCGTTGGAACTTGCCGAGACGCTTGCCGCGCAGGCTCCGGTAGCCCTTCGCGAAGGTAAGCGCATCAATGACGATGGTTTGGACACCGCGCTTTCCGCTGGCCTCACATTCGAACAGCGCGTTCTGGGTGGGCTCTTCGCAACAGCGGACGGCAAAGAGGGAATCGCAGCATTTATTGAAAAGCGAGACCCTGTTTTCAAGGGCTGCTAA
- a CDS encoding TRAP transporter large permease translates to MIVALLFVVSLLIGLPIGVAIGVATFAGYIALGGGIVDNNFLVMIPSKIFSALNSFAFLAMPFFILAGEIMNKTGITDRILLFAKALVGHWRGGLAHTNMLASLLFAGVSGSATADAAAFGRTLVPAMVRNGYTRSYACAVTAAGSIVGPTVPPSSLMVLYGSIMGVSIAGLFASGILPGIVITLLCMAMITLTGKAKNLPREDVLLSRRIVWAAFKKAFLALLMPGIILGGILGGIVTPTEAAAIAVGYALFIGMFVYKNLKLSDLPEILARTARINGVVFLIVAIASALGWWLGFERIPQDLSKGLLALSENKDLILLMLIGILLVFGMVMDIAAVLIIMGPVLLPIMAQIGLNPIHGGIIIVLALNISLMTPPIGACLFVLSSVTGERIGGIMKDL, encoded by the coding sequence GTGATTGTTGCGTTATTATTTGTTGTTAGCTTGCTGATTGGGTTGCCAATTGGGGTCGCAATTGGCGTTGCTACCTTTGCCGGTTATATCGCTCTCGGTGGTGGGATCGTTGATAATAACTTCCTCGTCATGATCCCAAGTAAAATTTTCTCGGCCCTAAACAGTTTTGCTTTTTTGGCCATGCCGTTCTTTATTTTGGCCGGCGAAATCATGAATAAAACCGGTATTACTGATCGGATTCTTCTGTTTGCCAAGGCGCTTGTTGGGCATTGGCGTGGAGGTTTGGCACATACAAACATGCTCGCCTCATTGTTGTTTGCTGGTGTCTCGGGATCAGCGACAGCGGATGCTGCTGCATTTGGCAGAACCCTTGTTCCTGCGATGGTACGCAATGGTTATACTCGGTCCTATGCCTGTGCAGTTACTGCAGCTGGCTCAATCGTAGGGCCAACTGTACCTCCCTCTAGTTTAATGGTGCTCTACGGTTCCATTATGGGGGTTTCTATTGCGGGTTTGTTTGCCTCAGGGATCCTACCTGGTATTGTTATTACGCTGCTGTGCATGGCAATGATAACTCTCACAGGCAAAGCCAAAAACCTTCCCCGCGAAGATGTCCTCCTTAGCCGGCGCATTGTTTGGGCTGCTTTCAAAAAAGCGTTTCTGGCGCTCCTGATGCCCGGTATCATTCTTGGTGGAATATTGGGCGGTATTGTTACACCCACAGAAGCCGCCGCTATCGCTGTTGGGTATGCTCTTTTTATCGGCATGTTCGTTTACAAAAATCTAAAGCTTTCAGATCTACCGGAGATTTTGGCGAGAACTGCTCGCATCAACGGCGTCGTGTTTCTTATCGTAGCGATTGCATCAGCGCTTGGCTGGTGGCTTGGGTTTGAGCGTATTCCACAAGATCTCTCCAAAGGCTTACTTGCCCTAAGCGAGAACAAAGACCTCATTTTGTTGATGTTGATTGGCATCCTGCTTGTCTTCGGGATGGTCATGGATATCGCCGCCGTGCTCATCATCATGGGTCCTGTCCTACTGCCAATAATGGCTCAGATTGGCCTGAACCCCATTCATGGCGGCATTATCATCGTCCTTGCTCTGAATATCTCTCTTATGACCCCACCAATTGGTGCATGCCTCTTCGTACTTTCGTCTGTGACCGGCGAAAGGATTGGCGGGATCATGAAAGATCTCTAG